The genomic DNA TCAGGAAATGCATATGCTCACGGTTAACTGTCTGTGCGATCTGATTGATAACACGCTCTTCCCACACCAGGACGATTAAGGAGTACATATGAAGGTGAAGGTATTTTCGCCCCTCGCAGTCCTTATTACCGCGCTGCTGCTTCAGGGATGCGTTGCTGCAGCCGTTGTCGGCACTGCAGCCGTTGGCACCAAAGCCGCCACCGACCCGCGTACCGTAGGCACGCAGGTGGACGATGGCACGCTGGAACTTCGCGTCAACAGCGCCCTGTCAAAAGATGAACAACTGAAGAAAGAAGCCCGTATTAACGTTACGGCGTATCAGGGCAAAGTGCTGCTGGTCGGCCAGGCGCCGAATACCGAACTCGCCTCGCGCGCCAAACAAATCGCCATGGGCGTGGACGGCGCAACGGAAGTGTTTAACGAAATCCGTCAGGGCGCGCCCGTCAGCATCGGCACTGCGTCTTCGGATACCTGGATCACCACCAAAGTCCGCTCTCAGTTGCTGAGCAGCGATCAGGTGAAATCCTCTAACGTGAAAGTGACGACGGAAAACGGCGAAGTGTTCCTGATGGGTCTGGTGACCGATCGTGAAGGGAAAGCCGCCGCCGATATCGCGAGCCGTGTGAGTGGTGTTAAGCACGTCACCACGGCGTTCACCTACCTGAAGTAAATGAATCGCCCGGTCACGCGAAGTGCGCCGGGCGTTTTCTGCTTACAGTAACGCAATTCCCCCCACCACGGCGCCACACAGGGCCACCAGCGTACCGGTCAGCCACAACGCTTTCGCCGGGAAGGCTTTTCGCAGCATAATCAGCGACGGCACGCTCACGGCCGGCAGCGTAATCAGCAATGCCAGCGCAGGTGCGGTGCCCATACCGGCGAGCATCATCGTTTGTACGATAGGGATTTCCGCCGCCGTTGGGATCACGAACAGACAACCGGCAATCGCCATCGCCACCACCCAGAACAGCGTGTTGCTGACTAAGCCATCCGCATGCGGGAACAGCCAGACGCGAGCCGCACCGAGAACCAGCACCGCCAGAATGTAAACCGGGATGGTATTCCAGAACAGCGACCACAGCGCGTTCAGCCAGCGGGACAGGAAGCTACCCTGCGGTTGCGTCACTTCCAGCGCTACCGGCGAAGGTTGTTGCGCGGTCTCTTTCACCCATATTTGCACCAGCGTCGCCACCACCAGCACTGTCGCCAGCCCGGCCACAAAGCGGATAAGGGTAAACTGCCAGCCGAGAACAAAACCCATAAACACCAGCGTTGCCGGGTTAAGCAACGGGTTACCCATCCAGAACGCCAGCGCGCCGCCCATCGACACCTGCTGACGACGCATTCCGGCCGCCACCGGCGCGGCGCAACAGGTGCACATCATGCCCGGCAGGGAAAACAGCGTCCCCAGCAGCGTGCCGCGAAAACGGCTCTGCCCCAGCGTGCGCAGCAGCCAGTCACGGGGGATCAACACCTGAATTAATGAGCCGAGAACAACGCCCAGCACCGCGGCTTTCCAGACAGCAAGAAAATAGACCAGCGCGTAATCCCACGCAGCGCGGAGCGGATTGCTATCCGCCTGAGCAAGAATGGATTTACCGATGCTGTGCGTTTCGGCGGCGGTGAAGGCTTTGCCGTAATACGGTTGCCATTTCACATACCAGAGACCAACGATAACGACGAGAAAAAAGAGTGCGGGTTTCCACCACTGAAACGGTGTCGCCGCCTGAGATGAAGACTGACCAGCCATAGCATTCCCCAGGGATTTTGAAGTGAAGTCGGGGAATATTACGCCTCGTTTTCGGCAATTTCACGCAGTTTTGCGGAGGAGATGATGTTTACTCCTTCCTGAGCAGGCGAGAGCGCTTCGCGTAGCATCGCGCTTGCCACATCTCTGGCGGCAATCGACTTCCAGTTTCCCGGCAACAGCGAGAACAGCGGCGCCAGCAACGACTCGTTCAGACGGTGTTTTGATCTTTCGCCAAGCAGCATCGACGGACGCACAATCGTGAGTCGTTCCCATGCCTGCGCCATCAGCGCCGCTTCCATTTCGCCCTTCACGCGGTTGTAGAAAAAGGGAGAATGCGCATTCGCCCCCATCGAACTGACCACCAGCATATGCTTCGCCCCCAGCCGCAGACCGGTCAGCGCGGTATCCACCACCAGGGTGTAATCGGCATGCACAAACGCCTCTTTACTGCCCGCTTCACGGCGGGTGGTGCCCAGACAGCAAAAAACGATATCGACAGGATCAGTCACCTGTGCGAGCGCGTCGGTGAGCTGAGGATCGTGGGGATTGAACACGCCAGGCACATCACTCAACGGGCGACGCGTCGGCGCCGCGATAGCGCTGATGCGTGGCTCCTGAATCAACATCCGCAGTAAGTGCCCACCAACCAAACCGGTGGCGCCGGTGATAAGAACCTGACTCATGTATTACTCCTGACGCAACCAGTGGATTTTTTTACCAAACCCCAGCGTATTGTCAGTGAATTTTAGCTCATCGACACGGATTTCCCACACCGGCGCCGACATCGCTCTGGCGATCGGAAACCGCCGGTTGTAACGCGCGCGCGCAGCCTCGCTTTCGTCACCCTCAAGCCGCCGGATTTCACCCTTAAACTGTACGCCGCGGATCAGCGCCACGGTTTTCGGCTGGCCGTTGACAGTTCCCGCTACCGGGGCGTTGTTGCCCGACATCTGCGCGTGCCGGGTGTTATCCTCAGTGAGCAGATAAAACGCTACATTTTGCGGGTCATAGAGATAAAAGGCATTGGCGCACCAGAGATCGCCTGCGTTTGCAACGCACCACGTCACGACATGTTGTTTCATCAGCCAGCGACTGATGACATCAGGAGTTTCCATCTGGTTCTTTCCTTGTGCTAATGTGCCTTCACCTTAACATACTGACATCTTCAATCGTGCGCTGGTTTCTCTATCTGATTCGTACCGCTGACAATCATCTCTACACCGGGATCACTACCGATGTTGAACGACGTTTTCTGCAGCATCAATGCGGGAAAGGGGCGAAAGCGTTACGCGGGAAAGGTGAGCTGCGGCTGGCGTTCTCTGGCGAGGTTGGCGAACGCTCACTTGCACTACGGCTGGAGTATCAGATCAAACAGCTCACAAAGCGCCAGAAAGAGCGCCTCGTGGCCGGAGACGGGACGTTTGAGACTCTGCTGGCGAGCCTGCAAACGTCAGTGCTTAAAAGCGATTGAAATGGTCGTGATACTCGACGAGACCGTGAACGCCATTCAGGGCGTCATCCGCGAGACGGTGGACGAAGAATGCGTCCTGCGTTTCCGGCCAGCGACAACGCAGATCATGCTGTGCCGCCAGCTCAAACCCGAGTTTTTTGTATAGCGCCGGTTCGCCCAACGCCACCACGGCGGCGTAACCAAACTCATTGAGTGAGTCCAGTCCCTCATAGACCAGTTGCCGCGCCAGGCCCTGTCCGCGGTATTGTTCATCGACAGCCAGCGGCGCCAGACCCACCCATTGCAGATCATCGTCGTTCACGGTAACCGGGCTGAAGGCGACGTAGCCAATCACCTGCCCGTCGTCGTCGGTCGCCACTAAACCCAGCGTCACCAGACCATCTTCCCGCAGATCATGCACCAGTGTTGCTTCGTCATCGCGGTTAAATGAACGGCGCAGCAGAGCGTCTATCCCCGGGGCATCGATTCCAATTTCAACTCGAATCAGCATGACTCACCTACCGATGTGTGTTTGGTTGCCGGCTCGCTTTTCAGCCCAGCCTCAACAAAGTCCGCCAGTTGCAGCAGCATGATGCGCAGCGCTTTCGGCATCTGCTCAAGCTCAATGGCGTCCATCAGGTTTTTGACATACAACCCCAGTTCCGTATCGCCTTCAATCACTAAGCGACGCTGGAAAAAGAGCGTATCCGGGTCCTGTTTGCGCGCGGCAATCATCAGCAAATCGCTGGCATCCGCGCTAAAACTGACATCTGCCTCCGCAGACTGGCTTACGACCAGACGGTCGTTTTCTACGGTGGTGAACCACGTCAGATCGATATCACGCACCGCTATTTTTAACCAGCGCCCTTCAAGGAAATCCAGTTCCCCGTCGGCCAGCGCCTGGCGGAATTGCCAGCTTAAGACCTGCTCCAGTACCTGACGCTTAAGGGCAAATGGCGTCAGTTTAACCGGCACGCTCATCAGAGACGGACCTAAGTGCACCAGGCGTGAACGCAGTTTATCCAACACGAGCTTTACTCCCTGAAATCTGTAGTGCCTCTATTTTGCCATATCAGATAAATGACATAGCGGCACAAGTCAACAAACGTCATTACTACCCACTATTGGTGCCATCAATACGCTTTTAACTGCCTCAAATCAAAAATTATTGCTGATGGGTTAACTAAAATCCCAGTTCGTTAACAATTCTTGCGATCCAGGTGGTCGCGCTCTCAGGAAATATTATGGAGCTGCTCTGCCCTGCCGGAAACCTCCCGGCGCTTAAGGCGGCCATTGAAAACGGCGCGGATGCTGTTTATATCGGGCTCAAGGACGACACCAACGCCCGACATTTTGCCGGCCTTAACTTCACCGAAAAAAAGCTGCAGGAAGCGGTCAGCTTTGTGCATCAGCATCATCGTAAACTGCATATCGCCATCAATACCTTCGCACACCCGGACGGCTACGCCCGCTGGCAGCGCGCGGTGGATATGGCGGCGCAGCTGGGCGCGGACGCCCTGATCTTAGCTGATCTCGCCATGCTGGAATATGCCGCAGAGCGTTATCCGCATATCGAACGCCACGTCTCCGTTCAGGCCTCCGCCACCAACGAAGAGGCGATTCGCTTTTATCACCGTCATTTCGACGTAGCGCGCGTGGTGTTGCCGCGCGTGCTCTCTATTCATCAGGTTAAGCAACTCGCGCGGGCAACGCCAGTGCCGCTGGAAGTCTTCGCCTTTGGCAGCCTGTGCATCATGGCCGAAGGGCGCTGCTATCTGTCGTCCTATTTAACCGGCGAATCGCCCAATACCGTTGGCGCCTGCTCTCCTGCCCGCTTTGTGCGCTGGCAGCAGACGTCGCAGGGCCTGGAATCCCGTCTTAACGAAGTGCTGATCGACCGTTATCAGGACGGAGAAAATGCCGGTTACCCGACGCTGTGCAAAGGGCGCTATCTGGTTGACGGCGAGCGCTATCACGCGCTGGAAGAACCGACCAGCCTCAACACGCTTGAGCTGCTGCCGGAGTTACTGGCGGCGAATATCGCCTCGGTGAAAATCGAAGGTCGTCAGCGCAGCCCGGCGTATGTCAGCCAGGTGGCGAAAGTGTGGCGTCAGGCGATCGATCGCTGTAAAGCCGATCCGCAGAATTTCGTCCCGCAGGCCGCCTGGATGGACACGCTCGGCGCCATGTCTGAGGGCAGCCAGACGACGCTTGGCGCTTATCACCGCAAATGGCAGTAGGAAACACGATGAAATATTCATTAGGGCCAGTGCTTTACTACTGGCCGAAAGAGACGCTGGAATCGTTCTACCAGCAAGCGGCGAACAGCAGCGCGGAAGTCATCTACCTCGGCGAAACGGTTTGCAGCAAGCGCCGCGCCACCAAAGTCGGCGACTGGATAGACATGGCGAAGAGTCTTGCCACCAGTGGCAAGCAGGTGGTGCTGTCGACACTGGCGCTGGTACAGGCATCGTCAGAGCTGAGCGAACTGAAGCGTTACGTCGACAACGGCGATTTCCTGCTGGAAGCGAGCGATCTCGGCGTGGTAAATCTGTGCGCCGAGCGCAAACTGCCTTTTGTCGCCAGCCATGCGCTGAACTGTTATAACGCGGTCACCCTGCGCCTGCTGCTCAAGCAGGGAATGGTGCGCTGGTGCATGCCGGTTGAACTCTCCCGCGACTGGCTGGCGAATCTGCTGAATCAGTGCGATGAGCTGGGTATTCGTCATCAGTTCGAGGTTGAAGTGCTGAGCTACGGCCATCTGCCGCTGGCATATTCCGCCCGTTGCTTTACGGCGCGCTCTGAAGATCGCCCGAAAGACGAATGCGAAACCTGCTGCATTAAATACCCGAACGGGCGCAACGTGCTGTCACAGGAAAACCAGCAGGTGTTCGTGCTGAACGGCATTCAGACTATGAGCGGTTATGTCTACAATCTCGGCAATGAATTAGCCTCGATGAAAGGTCTGGTGGATATTGTTCGTCTTTCGCCACTGGGCAGCGAGACATTCGCGATGCTGGACGCCTTCCGCGCCAATGAAAATGGCGCCGCGCCGCTCGCGTTGGCCCCACTCAGCGACTGTAACGGCTACTGGAAACGCCTTGCCGGTCTGGAGCTGCAGGCCTGATAAATAGCTCACTTTGTTAACAGCTTTAGCTAATCTTTAATGCAGTATGAAAAGATTAACCGGTAACAAAGTGAGCCGTTATGACTGACAAAACCATTCCTTTTTCGGTGCTTGATCTCGCGCCGATCCCCCATGGTGCCTCTGCCAGAGACGCCTTTTCACACTCGTTAGATCTCGCCCGCCTCGCGGAAAAACGCGGTTATCATCGCTACTGGCTGGCGGAACATCACAACATGACCGGCATCGCCAGTGCGGCGACCTCAGTGCTGATTGGTTATCTGGCGGCAAATACCACCACGCTGCATCTGGGTTCCGGCGGCGTGATGCTGCCAAACCACTCGCCGCTGGTGATCGCCGAGCAGTTCGGCACGCTCAATACGCTCTATCCTGGCCGTATCGATCTGGGGCTGGGGCGCGCACCAGGCAGTGATCAGCGCACCATGATGGCGCTGCGTCGACATATGAGCGGCGACGTCGACAACTTCCCGCGTGACGTTGCGGAACTGGTGGACTGGTTCGACGCCCGCGATCCGAATCCGCATGTACGTCCGGTGCCGGGCTACGGCGAGAAAGTGCCGGTCTGGCTGCTCGGTTCCAGCCTCTACAGCGCTCAACTGGCCGCGCAACTGGGTCTGCCGTTCGCCTTCGCGTCGCACTTCGCGCCGGATATGCTCTTCCAGGCGCTGCACCTGTACCGCACGAACTTCAAACCGTCGGAACGGCTGGAAAAACCTTACGCAATGGTGTGCATCAACATTATTGCCGCCGACAGCAACCGTGATGCCGAATTCCTGTTTACCTCCATGCAGC from Trabulsiella odontotermitis includes the following:
- a CDS encoding GIY-YIG nuclease family protein, with the protein product MLMCLHLNILTSSIVRWFLYLIRTADNHLYTGITTDVERRFLQHQCGKGAKALRGKGELRLAFSGEVGERSLALRLEYQIKQLTKRQKERLVAGDGTFETLLASLQTSVLKSD
- the dolP gene encoding division/outer membrane stress-associated lipid-binding lipoprotein, which translates into the protein MKVFSPLAVLITALLLQGCVAAAVVGTAAVGTKAATDPRTVGTQVDDGTLELRVNSALSKDEQLKKEARINVTAYQGKVLLVGQAPNTELASRAKQIAMGVDGATEVFNEIRQGAPVSIGTASSDTWITTKVRSQLLSSDQVKSSNVKVTTENGEVFLMGLVTDREGKAAADIASRVSGVKHVTTAFTYLK
- a CDS encoding luciferase-like monooxygenase; its protein translation is MTDKTIPFSVLDLAPIPHGASARDAFSHSLDLARLAEKRGYHRYWLAEHHNMTGIASAATSVLIGYLAANTTTLHLGSGGVMLPNHSPLVIAEQFGTLNTLYPGRIDLGLGRAPGSDQRTMMALRRHMSGDVDNFPRDVAELVDWFDARDPNPHVRPVPGYGEKVPVWLLGSSLYSAQLAAQLGLPFAFASHFAPDMLFQALHLYRTNFKPSERLEKPYAMVCINIIAADSNRDAEFLFTSMQQAFVKLRRGETGQLPPPIQNMDQFWSPSEQYGVQQALSMSLVGDKAKIRHGLESMLRETQADEIMVNGQIFDNQARLHSFELAMQVKEELLG
- the ubiT gene encoding ubiquinone anaerobic biosynthesis accessory factor UbiT yields the protein MLDKLRSRLVHLGPSLMSVPVKLTPFALKRQVLEQVLSWQFRQALADGELDFLEGRWLKIAVRDIDLTWFTTVENDRLVVSQSAEADVSFSADASDLLMIAARKQDPDTLFFQRRLVIEGDTELGLYVKNLMDAIELEQMPKALRIMLLQLADFVEAGLKSEPATKHTSVGESC
- a CDS encoding U32 family peptidase codes for the protein MKYSLGPVLYYWPKETLESFYQQAANSSAEVIYLGETVCSKRRATKVGDWIDMAKSLATSGKQVVLSTLALVQASSELSELKRYVDNGDFLLEASDLGVVNLCAERKLPFVASHALNCYNAVTLRLLLKQGMVRWCMPVELSRDWLANLLNQCDELGIRHQFEVEVLSYGHLPLAYSARCFTARSEDRPKDECETCCIKYPNGRNVLSQENQQVFVLNGIQTMSGYVYNLGNELASMKGLVDIVRLSPLGSETFAMLDAFRANENGAAPLALAPLSDCNGYWKRLAGLELQA
- a CDS encoding YhbP family protein; the protein is METPDVISRWLMKQHVVTWCVANAGDLWCANAFYLYDPQNVAFYLLTEDNTRHAQMSGNNAPVAGTVNGQPKTVALIRGVQFKGEIRRLEGDESEAARARYNRRFPIARAMSAPVWEIRVDELKFTDNTLGFGKKIHWLRQE
- a CDS encoding GNAT family N-acetyltransferase; the protein is MLIRVEIGIDAPGIDALLRRSFNRDDEATLVHDLREDGLVTLGLVATDDDGQVIGYVAFSPVTVNDDDLQWVGLAPLAVDEQYRGQGLARQLVYEGLDSLNEFGYAAVVALGEPALYKKLGFELAAQHDLRCRWPETQDAFFVHRLADDALNGVHGLVEYHDHFNRF
- the ubiU gene encoding ubiquinone anaerobic biosynthesis protein UbiU; protein product: MELLCPAGNLPALKAAIENGADAVYIGLKDDTNARHFAGLNFTEKKLQEAVSFVHQHHRKLHIAINTFAHPDGYARWQRAVDMAAQLGADALILADLAMLEYAAERYPHIERHVSVQASATNEEAIRFYHRHFDVARVVLPRVLSIHQVKQLARATPVPLEVFAFGSLCIMAEGRCYLSSYLTGESPNTVGACSPARFVRWQQTSQGLESRLNEVLIDRYQDGENAGYPTLCKGRYLVDGERYHALEEPTSLNTLELLPELLAANIASVKIEGRQRSPAYVSQVAKVWRQAIDRCKADPQNFVPQAAWMDTLGAMSEGSQTTLGAYHRKWQ
- a CDS encoding permease codes for the protein MAGQSSSQAATPFQWWKPALFFLVVIVGLWYVKWQPYYGKAFTAAETHSIGKSILAQADSNPLRAAWDYALVYFLAVWKAAVLGVVLGSLIQVLIPRDWLLRTLGQSRFRGTLLGTLFSLPGMMCTCCAAPVAAGMRRQQVSMGGALAFWMGNPLLNPATLVFMGFVLGWQFTLIRFVAGLATVLVVATLVQIWVKETAQQPSPVALEVTQPQGSFLSRWLNALWSLFWNTIPVYILAVLVLGAARVWLFPHADGLVSNTLFWVVAMAIAGCLFVIPTAAEIPIVQTMMLAGMGTAPALALLITLPAVSVPSLIMLRKAFPAKALWLTGTLVALCGAVVGGIALL
- a CDS encoding NAD(P)H-binding protein, which codes for MSQVLITGATGLVGGHLLRMLIQEPRISAIAAPTRRPLSDVPGVFNPHDPQLTDALAQVTDPVDIVFCCLGTTRREAGSKEAFVHADYTLVVDTALTGLRLGAKHMLVVSSMGANAHSPFFYNRVKGEMEAALMAQAWERLTIVRPSMLLGERSKHRLNESLLAPLFSLLPGNWKSIAARDVASAMLREALSPAQEGVNIISSAKLREIAENEA